A part of Arachis hypogaea cultivar Tifrunner chromosome 12, arahy.Tifrunner.gnm2.J5K5, whole genome shotgun sequence genomic DNA contains:
- the LOC140177047 gene encoding protein FAR1-RELATED SEQUENCE 4-like → MKEKNQNFFFELNLEGDHCIRHVFWADARSRAAFEYFRDMVSFDTTYNTNRYNLVLGSFVGMNHHDQSTLLGCALIKNEDIQSFKWLFECWLRCMGGKTPKGILTDQCASIQRAIELCRPTTIHRWCI, encoded by the exons atgaaagagaagaaccaaaattTCTTCTTTGAGCTCAACCTTGAAGGCGATCACTGCATTAGACATGTATtctgggccgatgcaagaagcagggCTGCATTTGAGTATTTCAGAGACAtggtttcatttgacaccacctataACACAAATAG GTACAATTTGGTTTTAGGTTCTTTTGTGGGCATGAATCACCACGACCAGTCGACACTTCTCGGATGCGCGCTGATAAAAAATGAGGAcatccaatcattcaaatggctatTTGAGTGTTGGctacgttgcatgggaggaaagaCACCAAAAGGTATTCTTACCGATCAATGCGCATCGATTCAAAGGGCAATTGAGCTGTGCaggccaacaacaattcaccgttggtgcaTCTGA